DNA sequence from the Anser cygnoides isolate HZ-2024a breed goose chromosome 22, Taihu_goose_T2T_genome, whole genome shotgun sequence genome:
CCCTCGAATCCCACCAAACTGCAGAAATCACTATAGCAACCATCGACcagtgctgcaggctgagggCTGACATTGTTTCCATACCCATAGGGATGCAGCTGATGACACGGTGACATCAGCCGCtgaaaagagaagccttttGAAATTTGCTTTTCCTCGGTTATAAATAGCCTGACCCAGAAACCTATCCAAAACACTGGGCCGCGTCCAAGGGAGATATAAATGTGTACAGCTTCATTGACGGTGTTAGCACTGCCATGCAGCTCCACCGCAGGGGAGGGACAGCGCTGAGGTTTCTGCAGGGTGAGTGAATGCGGCTCTCAGGGGCTTGTTTACCCTCCGTCTGTGCAGCCTTTCCCACAGCAGCCCGGGACGGGGCTGCCTGATCCTTTTTCTGACGCCAAAGTCCTTGGCCACCTCCACAAGTCCCCCTGCCACCTCTCGTTCTCTCTGCCAATGTGCCCAGGCACACTCACCTGCCTCAGGGCTAAGTAATCTGGTGCTTATCTCGTTCTAAACTCGAGCAGTGTCCTCAAGCAAGTTCCTTCTCTCCTGTGAGCCTCAGCACATCTGCAAGCCCAGAGCTCAGTGCTCTcgtggcagcaggagcagacatGATTTGCATTCAGAGATGTCTGGAGGAGGTAACAGCACTCCTGATTTTACGGAGGCTTAGCGTTACCATGTTCTCACACCCTCAGGATGTGGGAAACCCAGATtaaattttttcctttgtacaaAAAATTTCAAatccccatctcccccctccAGGAGGTGCCGCACCTTCCTGCCTAAAGCTTTTCTCCTCGCTGCACCCACTGCAGCCCTGAGACGGGGGAAGAGCACGTGGCTCTGCAGCCCTGTGGGCAAGGGGGGTCGTGTGTAGGAGGGAGCCGTactttctgctccctgctccgaGGCTTTCTCATTAAACAGTTCATCAGATAAAAGGTGCCAGCAGGCACACTTACCGGATTAAGCGGTTGAGAAGTCAAgagctgctgaagctgctggagctgctgttcGTGTTGGTGCAAGACGTGCCGCTGCTGCTCTGTCAGGGGACTCAGGCTGGGCACGCTGCGAGGGGAGCAGGGTAGGGAACGTCAGCACGGCCCGCCTTGGTCCCGTACACACAgggcctccctccctccctgcctccccccctcccGGCGCTAAGCTTCTGATGGAGAGGGCAGGGCCGTCCCCGCGAGCTCCCCGTCCTCACCTGCTCAGGCTGGTGGAGAGCTGCAAGGTCGGAGGCCCGCTCGCCTGCGTCAGCGCGCTCGGAGGCTGGGCGGCCTGAGCTCCGTTCAGATTCCCCAGGATCCCGTTGATGGGCATCTGCTGGCCTCCTGCCAGGGTCCCCATCAGGCCGTCCACCATGGGCACCGTGGAGAGGCTGTGGCTGGCAGCGGTGCCTCCCCCCAGCCCGCTGCCTGCCACCCTGGCCAGGCCATTCACCTGCTGCGCCCCGGGCAGGGGTAGCGAGGCAGGACTCTGCTGCAGCATGGGCAGGGGCGGAGGAGTGCTGTGGAAGGACAGGgaagagctgctcctgctggggcaaCCTGAATGAGGGTCCTGGGGGAGAAACGGACACAAGAGCATCGGACTGGGGCAGCTTGTGAAAGGTCAGCTCAGCTCCAGGGGGGGCTCTGGacaggagctggaggtgggaaggggggCTGTGAGTGCAAGTGCAGGTGTATGCTCAGAGAGGTCCCAGAACTCAGACGTACTTTGCTGGATGTCTGCAAGCGCAGCCAGAATAACCTAGAAGCATTCTCGCCTCTCGCTCTCAGGCTCAGCTACCCTCAGCACTGAGATAAACCGAAGAGCGGCCACTCCAGAGAAAGAAACCTGATTTCTGGGCCTTGACTACTCGGATTTATGAGCTGGACATCAAGTCAGAGCACCGGGACTGCACTGCTCTGGTCCcgccccaggtccctttcccaGCTGGCTGGGGGAGGCGGTGGTCCCTGTACCTCAGAGGAAGTGGAGAGCGAGTTCTCGATCCCAAAGCTGTTCTTGCATGGCGGGCTCTTGCTGATGCTCAGGGAATCGTTGTTGCAGACTgtaaggaggaaagaagagagaacgAAGTCAGGGGTGGAGCCTGACGTTGCCACAGCAATGGCAAGGGAGAGCGCTTCCCATCAGCGGCTGCAGCGAGATAAATGGGTCAGATCCTCCCTGCCGTGAccccccccctgcccaccccggaGCACCGCTAGGAATGGCACGGGGTGACGCTTCCCACTGCCCCTCACCGTTGGGAGGCAGGATGTACTGGGCCTGGCTGCCTGGGCCGTTGCTGCTGGTCACCACCGGGAAAGGGACGGAGAGCTGGACGTTGAGGAGCTGCAGACGTTCCTTCTTGGCTGTCAGCGTCATGATCTGCTCCTGAAGCCTCTGGTTCTCCTTCTGCAGCGAGTGCAGGGCTTTGAGCATTTCTACAACTGCAGGGaacagaagaagggaaagggggcAGGGTCGGGGGAGAGAACGGGGGacagagggaagaggagaagggggacCACACAGGGGTACCGCAATTAGACCACGCCGGGGGATGAGCCTGACCTGCAGATCACAGTCCCGCTGCCAGCTACTCCCCCATGGCACAGGCTAGCGCTttgtccccagcctggctccttTGCCGCGGGCAAAATCCCAGCTGGCTCTGACAAAACCATGCCCAGGGACCTCTCCTCCCGCAGCCCGTGCCCCCAGCGACTCACTGTTTACGCCGGCTTCCCCATTGCCCTGCTTCTCCAGAAGCTGCTCGATGTTCGGGGTGGCCTGCGGAACATTCTCCAGCtgcccgctgctgctgcaggacaccGTCTGGTCAAAGAGGGTCGGCAGGCTGCTGATGGGGGACctggggaggcggggggggtgggggggtgtcaGCGATGCTTCCCTTACTCTGCACCCGCACTCTGCTCCCTTCTCCCGCATCTCCTCCGCCTGGGAGCGGCTGCGTCCCTCCCAGCCTCCACCTCCTCGGCTCCGCTCCAGGACAGCCCCCCATCCCCGTTCACCCCGATATCGGCCGAGCATCCCgcctccttccccatccccagctgccCCTCGCCTTGCCCCAGGAGGAGGCGAGATGCTccgtgtgtgtgtccccccccccgctgcttTCCGCGGTCCCCGGGGTGCGGCGGAGGACTCCTGAAGGGCACTCACATGGAAGAGAGGCTCTCCTGGGGCGACGTCCCTCGGCAGCCGAAACTGCAGTCCTCCAGGTCGGGCTCTGGGTGGGGAGAGGGACAGAAGGGGCTCAGCGGCGGCCGCTGGAGCCGGCAGGTGCCCGGCAGCCGGGGTGGGCGCCCGCTAGAGGGGAGCACGGAGCAGCCCGGCCCGCCCGCatgcgcccccgccgcccggggGAGGCGACGGAGGAGGGGCCGCGTGTCCCCGCGTGTCCCCGCggtccccccccgcctcccccagcCTCTGCGGGCCTGCGGCTGGGCTGACGGCCCCCCCCCGGATTCCCCCCCCCGGCAGAAGGAGCCTTTCCCTTCAGCCGCAAGGCGGGGGGCTGCTCGGCGGCTGAGCCGCGGGAGGAGCGGGGTCTCCCCGAGGTGCcaccgcagccccgcgccctcaGCACCCTTCCCCTAAATCCAGCCGCAGTCCTCCCGGCATTTCCGAGCGCTCAGCTCCCTTCTGAACCGCTTAAGCGAGTGTCCAGGAGCTACCCCCATGCCCACCCCCCCTGTCCTGCAGGGCACCGCAGCGCCAGGGACGGAGCCACCGGGTGTGCGCCCATGAGGGACACCTCCTGTTCAAACACTAAGCAAGGAGCGAGGAGGGTTCAGCTGCCATTTGCTCTCCATGCCCCAAGCCTGCCAGCCCGTGAACACACGTCCCCCTCGCTCCAGGCCGTGTCAGATGTTGTGACTACAGCCTGCACCAGCTGGCCGACTCGCCCCTCCTCTTCTTCGCACAATAAGAGACGTTTCTGATGTGCAAGAATCCAGGAAGCCTCCCGCAGGGAACACTGCAAGGCACTGTGATTTACAGTGTGGTGCCCCGAGCAGGGCAAGAAGTTACTGCCggtattttctgctgctgagaaCAAGCAAGTGCAGCTGCCGTTGGGCAGCTCTTAGGTATGAGACTGATCCTCACCCCTTCATCCATGTGGGAATATCTTCCTGACCACCAGCTAGGACTGGTTCACCTTTCTGGGCAGAATCCACCACTTTCCAGCAGTTTCCAGCCAGCAgttcccagccagcagcagcctctcgGTGCAAGGCACCACGTGGAGACAAGGTTAACAAAGTCCTTGAGATGCTGGAAGACACGAAGCCTTCCTATTTTCTCCACTGATGATCAGCTACCAGAAGGCTGGGAACGGTCAGGCTACAGCAGTGCTTCTCTGTACCATTTTCATCCAAAGACCACCtaaactttttgaaaaaaacatcccCAGCCCATCGCATGCAGCTTTGCCACAATAGGTTAAACTTGCAACCAAATAAACATTCGGCTAAGCTCTGACTGTCTGCGCGTTACTGTCTTGTTTGCTCGCAGACCAGGCGGGTTGTGTGCATCTATGCGGTGCCAGTTTGCTGAAACCAGGCTCCATACTCAACTATCTGCTGGCCAACACCACCCTGTCGTCTGGGGGACCGGGAGATGACTGAGTTATCACGCAGAGACAGCACTTTGCAGGGCAGCAAGTAGGAAAAAGAGGCTCGGAGGCAACTGCAGAAGATAAATACGTTTGGCCTGTCATCATAATGAGGCAGGATCCAGGACAAGCCGTGGGAGGATGAACTAGACGGTAGCTAAGCAAGTGGGAAGATAAGAATCAGACTTTTTACACTGCCAAAGGCACCCGGTATCAACCTGCATCAGTGATAACAGTTTCTCAGTTCCCCCATCTGTAAGACAGGATAACACCATTTCCCTACATCACATTAAAATCACGAAGAGCTCAAATATTACTGCAGCGAAATCTATGTCTGCAGGGGATCTGTCTACACAGACACTCTCAGGAAAGGTAATCTGTTTTAAAGACAAGGCAGGAATACTTAAAACTTCACAACCACTCTGTTAATGACTTGGGATTAAAGCAGTCGTcacactttaaaatgaaaatggccACACAGGAGGTTTAATGCATGTTAATTAACCcccctggaaaaaaagagaatttggcTTAACACCCTCTGGGTCGCTAGCTCCAGCAAGAGGAGACGGTGATGGAGAAAACTTAAAAGGTGACAACAGGAGCTGTTCTGAAGGCTGCCTGGGACTGGAAGAAACATGTCCTGAAACTCCAAAGATCCCAGACAAACAAAAGGAGCAATCTTGGAAATGGAAACTAAGGATCAAGCTTTTTCGAGCACTTTGGATGCTGGGCTTTGCCCACATGATTCATTCATTATTAGCCTCGGGGCTGGAACAGACTGCTGAGCGCTGTATTGTGCCTGAACCACAAGGCTATTCCTGCAAGTTGACTTGCTTCCTTCTCCTGTCAGCACTTTGCCAAAATAACAGCAAAGGGGAAGTGGCAGCGGGTCATCTCCTCTCTCCTGTCGGTTGCCGCAAGGGAAGAACAACTCTTGGAATCACCCCATTCTTCCTTAATTCCAGGTGACCGAATCACGCCTGGCTCAGAGCTCCCGTGCGGTGCCCTTACTCCCACTGGTGCCAGCCGTGCGGTTACCTTCCCGCAGCACTCGAGCAGACACAGGCTGCCAGCAGGGGCATGCAGACAAAGTGCTGCCAGtgacagagagacagacaggGAACTTCCATGGGCTTGCAAAGGTCATAAGCAAGCATACATGTTCATTCATGCTGTACATGCAGGCATGCACGCTGGTTAAGGCGAATAAGGGCACACCGGTGTCAGATTCTCCAGAGAACGCAGCTCTAAGGAGGACTGTGCCTTTTACAGTCCTCGCCTGTGACGCTGGGCAGAGTTTTACCTCCCAAGTTCAGCAGCCAGCATGCCGAGCTGCCAACGTTTCTGGGCTAGGGGAGCAGGAGACAGTTGCACCACTAGCTGCAACGTCTGAAAATCAGGAGGGTGCTTTTGTTTAACTACTGGTGCAAACCAAAAATCAGGCCCATTCTGCTcggaaaaaaagaagtcttatGATGCTTCAAGTTTCCTGCTTATTAACCAGGCAACTTtccaagaaaaatgaatttgccTTGGTGGGAAAAAATGAGCAGTTGTAAGCAATTCAGTGTTGGCACGTTCATGTTTGGAAGTTGAAAACAGTGAATTTCGCATTTCATGACAAAGCCAAAGCGGAAGAGCAGAAACTAACTCAAAACAGAGGTGGAAGATGAACATTAAGAGTGCAAGATCTCTCtcattaaacaacaacaacaacaaaaaacccttcaGCTTATTTCGAAGAAGCAAAAGCTCGCCATGGTTTTCACTAGGTTTGCACAGCTTTAGTAGGCAAAAAGGCGAGAGATTTCTGTAGGGAACGATTTCCATTCTTGCACCTCCTCAGCACGTGTCCAGGGACACGCATGAGCCATTGGACACAGCAGCAGATGTGCTTTTACAGGACCGAAGGCCAAAACTTCATTAGGGCAATGcgagcacctcctgcctgggGAAAAAGGCACTGTCCCTCTCTCCTAGCCCCTGGCTGTCACACGCATGGAATGGGAgcaagcagggagggcagctggAGAACTATGAATGCGGTTGTCTTGACTCTTCCAGGGAGACCCCTTCGGGAGCCCAAACTCACATACCTTCTGGTTCACGTACCTGCCCGGCTGCTTTCCGACTGATTTAGGAGCGGGTTGATTGACAGCCCAGATGTGAGGGGGCTTCCAAAAATATGTGAGGAGGGGAGGCTGAACGTTGAACCTGCCAGTGAGAACACCTACATGGCAAAacgggggggagggagagggggaagagagagagagagaaattactTCTCAAAAATGCAAGAGGAAAGtaacttttcattatttcttctcttcctgaCTCTTGAACCCAGCTTGGTCTTGAGAGAGtgttaaaaatatcttcttgGAAGTCTCGCTAGACAGCTGAAATCTTCCCAGCCCCATCTCAGAGCCAAGAGGCCTGAATGAGCTGCGTAACACTGGAGCTGTAAAACTAACTCTCTCCTCCCTGTAAAACACCTCTCGCTGCGAGCTCCTGACAAAGGACCAGGCTCTGTCTCCTGGCACACACGCAGCCCACCCAGCTGGGAGGTGCGAGCCCTCCCACCGAGCTATCTGTGCTGCAGAGCGCAGGTAGGGCTGGCACCAGCGCCAGCAGCCAGCCAAGCAGCAGGGCACGAGCAGCACGGGGCACGGCACACGCGCCGACAGCACTCTGCCACCCGACCGTCCCGTCTGCGCTCCTTTTACAGTCAGCGCAGAGTACCGTGCCCTTTTAGGCTGCAGTTCCTCTCTGCCCCCAAACGGGCTGTGATGCCAAATTGCCTGCATCTTTCTAGCGTCTCTAAGGGAAGCCACGGTTGGCAGCTCCCCTCCAATCacgaaggaagaaaaactgtgtTCCCAAACGGAAAAAGCAGCTCCTCTGTGCCCACAAGCTAGTCCTGCTCTGCCAGTCACAGCTCTGTCTGACCAACAGGCCCTCTCCTGCCCTGGTCCTGATGTTCTTACCTGCGTGGTGGAGaccgaggaggaagaggaggctgggaTGGTGCTAGCAAAGGGAGACCGGTTGAGCTGTGGGAGAGACGACGTACCCTGGTGTGCCAGCAGGCTGGAAGAGAGGGGTGTACTGCACACAGCTCGGAGCACTCCGCCCCCGTGGGAAATAGGGTCCTTGTTACTGGTGTAGATCCCTGCGAGGGGAGGAGACGCGTTAAGGATGGCCTGGAGGCAGCTGGCGTTGCGCAGGGCTTCATCCCAGAAAGGCAGGGTGACGCCAAAGCACAGGACCGAGTTTAACATGCACTTCAGCATCTCGTGGCCCAGCGCACGGTGACGGTGGTGACAGCCCATAATCCTTCTGTCAAAGGTGTCACAAGGTTTTCCAGCCTTCCCCCCCACCTCTCATTTGCTCGCCACAGCCGATACAATCGGGCAGAGAAACCACAGCACGCCGTGACTCGCCAAAGCCACAAGTCAAGAGCCCGCGCTCCTGCCGAGCTATCCCCTCCCCTGCCACGGTGCCCACGGACCAAGGTGGGACACGGCCAGAGAAACGAGGAAGGAAGGtgaggagggagctgctgcggAGGCAGGGGACCCGTCCAACTTCCCATCTGCTCAGGCACGCGGCAGAGCCCCGGGTCGGGTCCCGCAGCGCTCTGCCAACATCTCCCCGAGCAGGGGGAGAGCGAGGCCtggcagcctcctcctctctgaAACACCGCTTTGttgttcgggggggggggaggcagggagaaaaaTTGGCCTAAGATTCTGATAATGGAGGTCACGAcaactcctgcagctcctctccgCTCTCAGGCAGCGCAGACAAATGGGCCGCAGCTCCCAGACGCACACAACAAAATTCTATCCCCCCTCGCAATCTGACCTAAATCGGAGCATCTGCAAACAACCCACAATAGACCGATGACAAGTTCTGCTGCCAGAACAGTGTCAAACCTCAGCCCCGCGCTGCAGgcccctcctctgcctgctgccttaACCCCTTCCTGCCACGCGTCCCCGCTGCCCTCAGCCCTGCCAGGCCAGGGGACTCCGGCCGGGAACTGCTGGCAGCCTCTCGGCAGTTAACGGCGTCCTCCGACCCTCCGTGGATGTGGTCAGACCAGGATGAAcggttttgctttgaaaagaggGGTTAAACTTGAACCACTCATGAGAATCCCTCATTTGGGGTCGGATTGCGGTTGTGCTGGTTTGGCCCGCGAACACCCCTGTCTGTATCGCTTCAGAAATTCAGCTCTGGCTTGCTGAGCTTTTCCAGCACTTGAGAGAGAAGGGCTTGAAATGCTCCCAGCTCCACGGAGAAGAGAAGCTGACCCAGAGGAGACTGTGGGACGAACACTAAGATGGAAACGGGAGACCAGACCCGGATTTTTATAGCTTCTGGGAATGAAAGCAAGGGACCGGACCCTGGGCAGCTGCAGGTTTAGACACCAGCCAAACACGATGCTGaagagagcagggctgggagcaacCGCGCACACCTGGAGCCCTGAGGGGAAACATACCTGAACTCAGCAGTGGGGATTCCATGCTGAGGCTGGGCAGGTTCCCCGTGTGGCTGAAGGGCCGCGAGGAGTTGCTGATGCTGGAGCTAACAAGGGAGCCCCCGGAGAAGGGCGACGAAGACGTAGACGTGGACCCAGCCAGCTGGGCACCCAAAATCTCTTTGCTTTTGCCCCCTTTCGGCCTGCCAGGCCCgtgcttatttttcttgctgcccttgtgcttcttttctttcagcaccTCTCCCTCTTCCATGCTGAGGGACGGCATGCgcttgtggctgctgctgctgccgccgctgccgccagcggccccgctgctccccacCGAAGGGCCGCTGACAGGGTTCGAGGCCTTGTAGTCCACGGGGGAGGCATCGCGGCCTCGCTGCTGGCTCACGGCCGAGGTGGAGAAGCGCATGATGGACCCGAAGCCTGAGAAGATCACCTTCTGCTCAAAGATATCCCCCTTCTGGCCTTCATACAGAGGGGAGCAGTGcgaagaagaagaggaagagacagGCTTCCGGTACTTCTCGTCGTCCTGCTCGAGCTTGGGGAATGTCACGAAATCCTGGGAGCACtgcaaggagctgcaggaggtgcctgggggaagcagaggggaagCAGATGTAGGAAGGCTCGCAGTGGCAATAACTCAGCCCGCAAAGCAACGAGAGCACGGTCACAACAATGCAGGTCCTCTGGCACAGGCCAGAGACTGAGCTGAAGGACACTTGTGTCACCTTCCAGCCCTGGTCCACCCCCCCAGCTGCTCTCATGCTCTCTGGTGAGCACGAGCGGTGCACACCAGCCGCTTCCTCCACCCAAACATGCGTGTGTCTGCTCCCCGAGGCCCTGCACCaccaccctccctccctccctcccgccctgATGAGGGTCCCAGGAGACGAAGCACGCGAGCGGTTCTGACAACAGCTCGAAAAAGGACCGAGTAACATCGGAGCAGATGGGAGCCCTGCAAGGTTCTGACTCAAAGCTCAGGGGAGCCCGGGTATCAGGTTTTGGCTCAGGTCTCTCCCCCGGCACTCCTTAAAGCACTCCTGCAGACAGTACCACCTACGGAGGAGAGGGCAGGTGCTGCCCATATTGCCTGCGCGCAGtatccccttccctcctccctccgcTCAGACATCTGGATCTGTTTTGCCTTGCAGTGCAGCAGGCCTACGCAGGAGGGGAGCCGTAACACTCACCCGACCCGGTTATTCCCTCCGTGCACGGAGCAAGTAGCAAGGagacttttccctttctcttcaaGGAGTTAAAGAGCGATCAGCAAAGCTTCAAGGCGCTTACTGGTGAAGCGAAGCATCACCCCCATCCCCTCTTCTCTGGCTTCTCCTCCGCCCCTTACCTGCAGGCTGGAAGGTCCCGCTGGAGGAAGCTGAGCTGAAGCCAGCCGAGCTTTTCCCACTTCCCGTCTTTTTCCCCTTGTGGCTGCTGCCATGGCTTGAGGACTTCTTGCCTTTCACCTCCGATCTCCCGACCTCTGAGGTCTCTTTGCTCCCCTCATGGTggctggcagagccctggcGAGCAGCAAACACAGAGGTCACTCATTTGGGCCAGATGTGGCCGCAGCAGGGGCTCTTTTTATCAATTTCCCCTCAAGAGAAGTAATCGCTCCCCCTGCCCACGAAGCGATGGCCAGCTGACATTACCcacaggagaaaagcagcattCCCCTCTACTGCTCCTTGGTGGCATCAGTCTTTATACCCCTAGGGATTACACTCATCCCACCTCACTGCAGGGAATTAAAGAGGGCGCTGACAATCCGAGCACAGACACCAGATTCCCAGCACCGTGGCCGGGAGGAGCGCCCACCCTCAGAGGGCTCCTCAGCCCAAAGAAAATCCGAAAACTGCTGCGACTCAAATACGTATTCCAGCTGCATCTCTCGGGTGTGCTGCTCTCCGCAAGGTCACCCCACCTAGCAGAACCTGCCCGCCCTTCTGCTGTGACGGGAGATTCCCAACGCATCCACCGAAACACCTCCGCTGCCAGGCCGGGGCTTTCCAAACCTACCGCAGCAAATATTCTGCACAGTGACGTTGTTAAGCAGCATCTGACCACACGACAACAGATGCTACCCAAGCCCCACGTAAGCCTCCGGGAGACAGGGAAGCAAGGGGGATGAAGAGGCCGGGCAGATGCTAGGAAATCCAGGAGCTTGGGCTGAGAGAGAGAAGTGTGGGAGTTCAGCAGGGTGGGACGAACTGAAAACCAGATTCCTCGGGGCACCCACGCTAGGATGTGGAACCTTCACCTTCAAGTCACTTCAAAGCCAAACACGCAGCGTTCAAAGACCGCTTCCTGCAAGGTATTGCTGCAACCAAATCGATATCATAGACGTGGTTCCAATGCGATGGCCGCAGCCCAGAACACAACACCTGTACGTAAACGCCAACATCTTTCACTTCTCACTGAGAGCAGATACAAGGGAGACACGGAGAAGCACAAAACCGTTCTTAAATTCCACTACCCCTGACTCCAGATGACCTCTTCTTAGGGAGAGCTAAAGAAAAAAGGGCTTGTAATGCAGACTCATGAATGCCCAGATAAAAATCTTCCCCCGTTCCTCCCACATGGTTTAATCACTCCGCACAATGCAACAGCTGGCAGCCTAACACACACCAGATGTGCCGGGAATATGAAAGACAGGAGGAAGGGAGTGGTGGAAATtaggggggggagaagggggaatcTGTATTTTCTCATCACAGACTCCTGGATGTAGGAGATTAAGCTTTCTTGATTTATGAGCTCAGAGGGAGCGTGAAAATCTTTCCGACTTTCCACATCTGCCTGGAGGGGGAAAGGAGAGCGGTGCCTGGGGGCTACGGGAAGTCCTGAGACTGTTCACAAAGTCACAGGAACGAGATGGCTCACGTCCCGGCAGATATGCAAAGCCCCAAATTTTCCCTCCATAAATTTCTCTCTCTGGAGCTCCCCACAAGGTGCACGAGGCCAcgggagggcagggggaaacCACGTGAGGAGACATGTTCTAAATCTGGAGTGTCAGGGAGGGAGTGCAGGGCAAGTAATGAATTAGTGCAGGGTGGAAGGGGGAAACCTGAGCTGGGAAATAAATCTTAATTGCaaaattaaaggcaaaaaaaaaaaaaaaaagaggggggagaGAGGCTGAGCTGGCGGTGGATGGCCGGACACTCACCTGCAGGGCTGATCTGACCTCACGGACCTCCCCCCCAATCTCCCAGAGATTTGGGGGCAGGATTTTACTACCTACTGCCAAATGCCATCTTAGATAACGTTTGCCAAAGAGGTCACAGCAGACAGAACCGTACGGAGCTACCGCGAGCCCTCTGCACCGCGGAGAGCCCTTCTCCAGCAGCCGTCCCAGGGAGCTTGCACGTGGGGCGAGGGCCCAGGCACTGCGGCTGGGGAGCAAAGGGAGGGAAACCGAAACCGCCCTAAATCACTTCCCCTCCCTGTGCCTCTGGTTCTTCCCCCCTTTGCTCCGTGGAGCCTGCAAGCTCTGTGTGGCACTGCAGCCTTCCAGGAGACACACGAGAACTGCCAAGCACAACACGGCCGTGATTTGAAGGGGAGGGGCCCGCTACCTTAATGCCAATATTAATAATAGTAACGAGGGCTGCAATCCCGTCAGCTCCCTAAGGAAGCAGATTCTCCAGCTCAGGGCTGCTGCCTAGAGGAGGCAGGGCCGGAGAAACCTGCGTGCTGGCTGCTTACGTTGGACATACACAGAGGTCTGAAGGTCCAGACCTTTGGCTTTTCTCCAGCCCGGAAAACTGTAcgtatgtgtgcatgtgcagaAACGCCGACGTTCTGTGTGTTTTGCAAACAGGTGTGCATGGGGGAGTGCgggctgcagagaaaaaaaaacagggaagcaCTGAGGAAGCGAGAGCTCCCTTTCAAAATGAGGCAGCGGTTGCATTTTGAAGCTCTGTTTTAAGCAGCCGAGTAAAAAACGTCATCGGAACGAgcctgctgccccagctggaGGTGAGAGGCTGGCGGGGAAACTCCTGCCTTCACCCCTGAGCCGGGAGAAGTGAAGCCAAAGTCGCGCGGGCACCCGAGCACAGGCATGCAcgcacctcctccccccggcaCTCGCTGTCCCCCGAGGGGCCGTACCTGTTTCCCGGCCTCTCTGTGACACTGTGCGGCACCCAAGCTCTtcattcattaatttatttatggGAAATCAGAAGAGCATCTCTTTGCCTCCTGATTGGCGGGGCGAGCTCCTAGAGGGAACCACTGACGAAATGCAGAAGGGGTGGGGGAGGCCGGTGCAGCCTCGaaaacacagagctgctttgcCCTGGATTAAACTACTGGCGAGGGGAAGCAGGGAGGACGCGAACAAGGAACAATGCGACGAGAGCAGGAGCTCCTCCAGCCCACGCGGCACAGAGCGATGTGCTGAAGCAGCCACCCAGGCAGACCAGACCGTAAGCATCAGCTGCCTTCCCCGGCCAGATCGCTCGGTAGAGGTCAAATGAGTCTGCAAGGATCT
Encoded proteins:
- the MLLT6 gene encoding protein AF-17 isoform X3 — its product is MEPIVLQYVPHDRFNKTCYICEEQGRESKAASGACMACNRHGCRQAFHVTCAQMAGLLCEEEVLEVDNVKYCGYCKYHFNKMKTSRHSGGSSFIAGRRSRSTSPAQEKHVSHHERPKKSRKDKERPKQKHKKRPESPTSLTPASVPVAAEKGSASHHEGSKETSEVGRSEVKGKKSSSHGSSHKGKKTGSGKSSAGFSSASSSGTFQPAGTSCSSLQCSQDFVTFPKLEQDDEKYRKPVSSSSSSHCSPLYEGQKGDIFEQKVIFSGFGSIMRFSTSAVSQQRGRDASPVDYKASNPVSGPSVGSSGAAGGSGGSSSSHKRMPSLSMEEGEVLKEKKHKGSKKNKHGPGRPKGGKSKEILGAQLAGSTSTSSSPFSGGSLVSSSISNSSRPFSHTGNLPSLSMESPLLSSGIYTSNKDPISHGGGVLRAVCSTPLSSSLLAHQGTSSLPQLNRSPFASTIPASSSSSVSTTQVFSLAGSTFSLPSSHIFGSPLTSGLSINPLLNQSESSRAEPDLEDCSFGCRGTSPQESLSSMSPISSLPTLFDQTVSCSSSGQLENVPQATPNIEQLLEKQGNGEAGVNIVEMLKALHSLQKENQRLQEQIMTLTAKKERLQLLNVQLSVPFPVVTSSNGPGSQAQYILPPNVCNNDSLSISKSPPCKNSFGIENSLSTSSEDPHSGCPSRSSSSLSFHSTPPPLPMLQQSPASLPLPGAQQVNGLARVAGSGLGGGTAASHSLSTVPMVDGLMGTLAGGQQMPINGILGNLNGAQAAQPPSALTQASGPPTLQLSTSLSSVPSLSPLTEQQRHVLHQHEQQLQQLQQLLTSQPLNPEQQALVFQMMQQIQQKRELQRLQMTSSSQLSMSSLLAATSAPLLHSSTSALMTSAPQAPPSSSSLMASLSPQQLNPSNALLAPQATPPLSAPGNSLMASGTGIPPVLTAQTNPFLNLQADGNTPKGTSMNEKGAPLTQDKG